One Planctomycetota bacterium DNA segment encodes these proteins:
- a CDS encoding carbohydrate-binding protein, whose amino-acid sequence MKIALPLTVLSLWACSRLVQAEEPFNPARLSISVYETGIPQPMELEVGSDGRIFYMELGGKFKIYKPDTHASVEAADFKVFTGIECGLLGFALDPHFDDNHWVYIHYSPTDYDGQYISRFTMNGDTLDMTSEKRLLIFHEQRQQCCHHAGSMEFGPDGCLYIGAGDNTNPFNDSAGYAPIDERKGREPWDAQGTSGNTNDLRGKIMRIRPLPDGTYEIPDGNLFPKDGSKGKPEIYVMGCRNPWRLNVDQKTGYLYWGEVGPDAGGDNKDRGPRGYDEVNQARHAGNFGWPYFVGPNLPYRHWDFEKHEAGITYDPAHPINESPNNTGERELPPAQPAFIWYPGGGSSDFPVLGSGGRTACAGPVYHYDPNLKSETKFPEHFDNCLFIYDWSRHWIMAVHLDADSNIKEIEPFMPTTKFKRPVDLCFGPEGALYMLEYGETWGPNKDSKLERIDYIRGNRTPIASAKATNNIGKTPLTVTLSAEGTTDADADPLTYQWLRTDNGQTVDGMNATMTFDKPGVYNVQLVVKDPNGGVSLATVPVMAGNSRPTVAFVEPQDGDFFEFDKPIHYRVDVKDEEDNVSQGATIALAGHANSGNADEADVPAALKMMQHSDCFNCHAVDHKIIGPAYMDVARKYQNDAAAQHMAAMRVVSGSGGVWGKDAIMLPHPQHTQAETTQMVEWIMTLANQAGDVADASPLEGEFHIGTHPKNIVEGYTLSATYTDKGFGPVGPLTGSAKVTLRPNPMEAEAFDTHAGLQVLGTGDGGSGQQMLGGINSGSHASYRNLSLAGIHHITCRVASAGRGGTITLRKGAIDGEALAAIDVTPTGGWDKFVDLHADIKDPGGRFELFVVFTHPQGGGGLMNLNWIRFEK is encoded by the coding sequence ATGAAGATCGCCCTGCCGCTAACGGTGCTGTCGTTGTGGGCATGTTCCCGTTTGGTCCAGGCGGAGGAACCGTTCAATCCAGCACGGCTCTCCATCTCGGTCTACGAAACCGGCATCCCGCAGCCGATGGAACTGGAAGTCGGCTCCGACGGGCGCATCTTCTACATGGAGCTCGGCGGCAAGTTCAAAATTTACAAGCCCGACACGCACGCCTCCGTCGAAGCGGCGGACTTCAAGGTCTTCACCGGCATCGAGTGCGGGCTGCTCGGCTTCGCGCTCGACCCGCACTTCGATGACAACCACTGGGTGTACATCCATTACAGCCCGACCGACTACGACGGCCAGTACATCAGCCGATTCACCATGAACGGCGACACGCTGGACATGACCAGCGAAAAGCGCCTGCTGATTTTTCATGAACAGCGCCAGCAGTGCTGCCATCACGCCGGTTCGATGGAGTTCGGCCCCGACGGATGCCTGTACATCGGCGCGGGCGACAACACCAATCCGTTCAACGACTCGGCCGGTTATGCGCCGATCGACGAGCGCAAGGGGCGCGAACCCTGGGACGCGCAGGGCACGTCGGGGAACACGAACGATCTGCGCGGCAAGATCATGCGCATCCGTCCGCTGCCGGACGGGACCTATGAAATTCCCGACGGCAATCTGTTTCCCAAAGACGGCTCGAAGGGCAAGCCGGAGATTTACGTGATGGGCTGCCGCAATCCGTGGCGGCTCAATGTGGACCAGAAGACGGGCTATCTATATTGGGGCGAAGTCGGACCGGACGCGGGCGGGGACAACAAGGATCGCGGGCCGCGCGGTTATGACGAGGTGAACCAGGCGCGTCACGCCGGGAACTTCGGCTGGCCGTATTTTGTGGGTCCGAATCTACCGTACCGGCATTGGGACTTTGAGAAGCACGAAGCAGGCATCACGTATGACCCGGCTCATCCGATCAACGAATCGCCCAACAACACGGGCGAGCGCGAGCTTCCGCCCGCGCAGCCGGCGTTCATCTGGTATCCCGGCGGCGGATCGTCGGACTTCCCCGTGCTCGGCAGCGGCGGGCGGACGGCGTGCGCCGGACCAGTGTATCACTACGATCCGAATCTCAAATCCGAGACGAAATTCCCCGAGCATTTCGACAATTGCCTGTTCATTTACGACTGGTCGCGGCACTGGATCATGGCGGTGCACCTCGATGCGGACTCGAACATCAAGGAGATCGAGCCGTTCATGCCGACGACGAAGTTCAAGCGGCCGGTCGATCTGTGCTTCGGACCCGAGGGGGCGCTGTACATGCTCGAATACGGCGAGACATGGGGCCCGAACAAGGACTCGAAGCTCGAGCGCATCGACTACATCCGCGGCAATCGCACGCCGATCGCCAGCGCGAAGGCGACGAACAACATCGGCAAGACGCCGCTGACCGTCACACTCTCGGCCGAGGGGACGACGGACGCGGATGCCGACCCGCTGACCTATCAGTGGCTCCGCACCGACAATGGCCAGACGGTTGACGGCATGAACGCCACGATGACGTTCGACAAGCCGGGCGTGTACAACGTGCAGCTCGTGGTGAAGGATCCCAACGGCGGCGTGTCGCTGGCGACGGTGCCGGTCATGGCGGGCAACAGCCGGCCGACGGTGGCGTTTGTTGAGCCACAGGACGGCGATTTCTTCGAGTTCGACAAGCCGATTCATTACCGCGTCGACGTCAAGGACGAGGAAGACAACGTCTCGCAAGGCGCGACGATCGCGCTGGCGGGCCACGCCAATAGCGGCAACGCCGACGAGGCGGACGTGCCGGCGGCGCTGAAGATGATGCAGCATAGCGACTGTTTCAACTGTCACGCGGTGGATCACAAGATCATCGGCCCGGCGTACATGGACGTCGCGCGCAAGTATCAGAATGATGCGGCGGCGCAGCACATGGCGGCGATGCGCGTCGTCAGCGGGTCCGGAGGCGTGTGGGGCAAGGACGCCATCATGCTTCCGCACCCCCAGCACACGCAGGCGGAGACGACGCAGATGGTCGAATGGATCATGACGCTGGCGAACCAGGCCGGCGACGTCGCCGACGCGTCGCCGCTCGAAGGCGAATTCCACATCGGCACGCATCCCAAGAACATCGTCGAGGGCTACACGCTCAGCGCGACCTATACCGACAAGGGCTTCGGCCCCGTCGGACCGCTGACCGGCAGCGCGAAGGTCACACTCCGGCCCAACCCCATGGAAGCGGAGGCGTTCGACACGCACGCGGGCCTCCAGGTCCTCGGCACCGGCGACGGCGGAAGCGGCCAGCAGATGCTCGGCGGGATCAACAGCGGATCGCACGCCAGCTACCGCAACCTCTCCCTCGCCGGGATTCATCACATCACCTGCCGCGTCGCCTCCGCCGGTCGCGGCGGCACCATCACGCTCCGCAAGGGCGCGATCGACGGCGAAGCCCTCGCCGCCATCGACGTCACCCCCACCGGCGGATGGGACAAGTTCGTCGACCTGCATGCCGACATCAAGGACCCCGGCGGCCGATTTGAACTCTTCGTCGTCTTCACCCATCCCCAGGGCGGCGGCGGACTGATGAACCTCAACTGGATTCGCTTCGAGAAATGA
- a CDS encoding SLC13 family permease, whose translation MGYEGWVTLGVIGLVLSLLVFTRRAPDAIMIGGLTLLMIIPVPTESGWKVGILTIKDALAGFGNEGMLTVAALFIVAAGLRETGATYWLSQGVLGHPKTINGAMNRLMWPTAAMSAFVNNTPLVAMLLPVVGDWGRRQRISVSKLMIPLSYASILGGICTLIGTSTNLVVNGWLVNDAKMPGMGMFDIAWVGVPCAVAGTLMVLLTHRWLLPERKPVLSPQDDAREYTVEMMVEQGGPLVGRTIEDAGLRHLPGLYLMEIERSGQIMAAVSSNVQLTAGDRLVFVGIIDSVKDLQKIRGLGPATSQVYKLDAPRVNRCLVEAVVSDSCPIVGMSIREGGFRSVYNAAVIAVARNGERIKGRKIGDIVLRAGDTLLLEARASFAEQHRDSRDFYLVSSVADSAPPRHDRAWIALLIMAGMVFIAAMGWVDMIQAALIAGLAMIATRCCNASGARRSIDWQLLIVIATALGLGRAVEVSGAAKVIAHHVIGLVGDNPYLVLGAIYLLTMAFTEVITNNAAAVLVLPIAFASATSLGVNPMPFVIAIMIAASASFATPIGYQTNLMVYGPGGYRFTDYARIGIPISALLFVIAMIIIPMVWPFN comes from the coding sequence ATGGGTTATGAAGGCTGGGTGACGCTCGGGGTGATCGGGCTGGTGTTGTCGTTGCTCGTCTTCACGCGGCGCGCGCCGGACGCCATCATGATTGGCGGGCTGACGCTGCTGATGATCATTCCCGTGCCGACTGAATCGGGATGGAAGGTCGGCATCCTTACCATCAAGGACGCACTGGCGGGCTTCGGCAACGAAGGCATGCTGACCGTCGCCGCGCTGTTCATCGTCGCGGCGGGGCTGCGCGAGACGGGCGCGACCTACTGGCTCTCGCAGGGCGTGCTCGGACATCCCAAGACGATCAACGGCGCGATGAATCGGCTCATGTGGCCCACCGCCGCCATGAGCGCTTTCGTCAACAACACGCCGCTCGTCGCCATGCTCCTGCCGGTCGTCGGCGACTGGGGCCGGCGGCAGCGCATCAGCGTCAGCAAGTTGATGATCCCGCTGTCCTACGCTTCGATCCTCGGCGGCATCTGCACGCTCATCGGCACCAGCACGAACCTCGTCGTCAACGGCTGGCTCGTCAACGACGCGAAGATGCCCGGCATGGGGATGTTCGACATCGCATGGGTCGGCGTGCCATGCGCGGTGGCGGGGACGCTCATGGTGCTGCTCACGCATCGCTGGCTTTTGCCGGAGCGCAAGCCCGTGCTCAGCCCGCAGGACGATGCGCGCGAGTACACCGTCGAAATGATGGTCGAGCAGGGCGGCCCGCTGGTGGGCAGGACCATCGAAGACGCCGGCCTGCGCCATCTGCCGGGACTGTACCTGATGGAGATCGAGCGGTCGGGGCAGATCATGGCGGCGGTGTCGTCGAATGTGCAGCTCACGGCGGGAGACCGGCTGGTGTTCGTGGGCATCATCGATTCGGTCAAGGACCTTCAGAAGATTCGCGGACTCGGACCGGCGACGAGCCAGGTGTACAAGCTCGACGCCCCGCGCGTCAATCGCTGCCTCGTCGAGGCGGTCGTGTCCGACTCGTGCCCGATCGTCGGCATGTCGATCCGCGAAGGGGGATTCCGCAGCGTGTACAACGCGGCGGTGATCGCGGTGGCGCGCAACGGCGAGCGCATCAAGGGCCGCAAAATCGGTGACATTGTGCTGCGCGCCGGCGACACGCTGCTGCTTGAAGCGCGGGCGTCATTCGCCGAGCAGCACCGCGACAGCCGCGATTTTTACCTGGTGTCGAGCGTCGCCGACTCGGCCCCGCCGCGGCATGACCGGGCGTGGATCGCGCTGTTGATCATGGCGGGCATGGTGTTCATCGCGGCGATGGGATGGGTCGACATGATTCAGGCGGCGTTGATCGCCGGTCTGGCCATGATCGCCACACGCTGCTGCAACGCCTCCGGCGCCCGCCGCTCGATCGACTGGCAGTTACTCATCGTCATCGCCACCGCGCTGGGACTGGGCCGGGCCGTCGAGGTCAGCGGGGCGGCGAAGGTGATCGCGCATCACGTGATCGGCCTCGTCGGCGATAATCCGTACCTCGTCCTCGGGGCGATTTACCTGCTCACGATGGCCTTCACCGAAGTGATCACCAACAACGCCGCCGCCGTGCTCGTTCTGCCGATCGCTTTCGCCTCCGCGACCTCGCTGGGCGTCAACCCCATGCCCTTCGTCATCGCCATCATGATCGCCGCCAGCGCCAGCTTCGCCACGCCCATCGGTTATCAAACCAACCTCATGGTCTACGGCCCCGGCGGCTACCGGTTCACCGACTACGCCCGCATCGGCATCCCCATCAGCGCTCTGCTCTTCGTCATCGCGATGATCATCATCCCGATGGTCTGGCCGTTCAATTAA
- the tsaD gene encoding tRNA (adenosine(37)-N6)-threonylcarbamoyltransferase complex transferase subunit TsaD — protein MNASSLILGIESSCDETAASVVRDGVTVLSNVIASQHDLHAKFGGVVPEIASRAHIERILPVINEALDKAGVTLNDLTAVAVGNRPGLIGSLLVGVSAAKALAWSLGKPLVAVDHVEAHLYAAALDSDPIAYPALGLVVSGGHTSLYLLRDAMHIEVLGRTIDDAVGEAYDKVAAILDLGFPGGPIVDKLARTGDANAIDFPRSLLDRESLDFSFSGMKTAVLYKVRGHPVGRGRAATFERSAADLTDTQKADIAASFQRAAVDVLIRKLERAITQHPDIRSIVIGGGVSANSRLRAESLAFGEKNKLPVRLPRMAFCIDNAAMIAGLGHEHHRAGRFADLNLEAAATASI, from the coding sequence GTGAACGCCTCCTCGCTGATCCTCGGCATCGAATCCAGTTGTGACGAAACCGCCGCGTCCGTGGTGCGCGACGGCGTCACGGTGCTCTCGAACGTCATCGCCTCGCAGCATGATCTGCACGCCAAGTTCGGCGGCGTCGTGCCCGAAATCGCCAGCCGGGCGCACATCGAACGCATCCTCCCCGTCATCAACGAAGCCCTCGACAAGGCCGGCGTCACGCTCAACGACCTGACCGCCGTCGCCGTGGGCAATCGCCCGGGGCTCATCGGCTCGCTGCTCGTCGGCGTCAGTGCCGCCAAGGCGCTGGCGTGGTCATTGGGCAAACCGCTCGTGGCGGTCGATCATGTCGAAGCGCATCTCTATGCGGCGGCGCTCGACAGCGATCCGATCGCATATCCGGCGCTCGGACTCGTCGTCAGCGGCGGGCATACGAGCTTGTACCTGCTGCGCGATGCGATGCACATCGAGGTGCTGGGACGCACGATCGACGATGCGGTCGGCGAGGCGTACGACAAGGTGGCAGCGATTCTGGACCTGGGCTTCCCCGGCGGGCCGATCGTCGACAAACTCGCCAGGACCGGCGACGCCAACGCCATCGACTTCCCCCGCTCGCTGCTGGATCGCGAAAGTCTGGATTTTTCTTTCAGCGGGATGAAGACCGCTGTGCTTTACAAAGTGCGCGGCCATCCGGTCGGCCGGGGCCGCGCCGCGACCTTCGAGCGCAGCGCCGCCGATCTGACCGACACGCAGAAAGCCGACATCGCCGCGTCCTTTCAGCGGGCCGCCGTCGATGTGCTCATCCGCAAGCTCGAGCGCGCCATCACGCAGCACCCCGACATCCGCAGCATCGTCATCGGCGGCGGCGTCAGCGCCAATTCGCGCCTGCGCGCCGAGTCGCTGGCCTTCGGCGAAAAGAACAAGCTGCCGGTGCGCCTGCCGCGCATGGCCTTCTGCATCGACAACGCCGCGATGATCGCCGGCCTCGGTCACGAGCACCATCGCGCCGGCCGTTTCGCCGACCTGAACCTCGAAGCCGCCGCCACGGCGAGCATCTGA